One Stenotrophomonas oahuensis genomic region harbors:
- a CDS encoding DUF2141 domain-containing protein has translation MVRTLFNLLPYACLLVATSASAGDLQVDLQDVFTHTGTLHVAVVDGPAGWNNQAKPVQAQSLKAEADKVHLVFKNLPAGDYAVLVTHDQNDNGKLDTNMLGIPVEGYGFSNNPQLMRKPTFEEARVHVPAEGSTISVILR, from the coding sequence ATGGTCCGCACCCTGTTCAACCTGCTCCCCTACGCCTGCCTGCTGGTGGCGACCTCGGCCTCCGCCGGCGACCTGCAGGTGGATCTGCAGGACGTGTTCACCCACACCGGCACCCTGCATGTGGCGGTGGTGGATGGCCCGGCCGGCTGGAACAACCAGGCCAAGCCGGTGCAGGCGCAGTCGCTCAAGGCCGAGGCGGACAAGGTGCACCTGGTGTTCAAGAACCTGCCTGCGGGCGACTACGCGGTGCTGGTCACCCACGACCAGAACGACAACGGCAAGCTGGATACCAACATGCTGGGCATTCCGGTAGAAGGCTATGGCTTCAGCAACAACCCGCAGCTGATGCGCAAACCGACCTTCGAAGAGGCGCGGGTGCACGTACCGGCGGAAGGTTCCACCATCTCCGTCATCCTGCGCTGA
- a CDS encoding ATP-binding protein, producing MSAPARRWHLLPRTLWMRLLLILGIGLLLAHALSFALLFQERMDATRSMMLRNLYEDVPVSVALLERLPAAERAAWIPRLERRTYRYLLRPAQPGTALDSARARQVTALIHDALGREYALWPRAVSRVPERYEVELSLRDGSPLTIEVTPSLMPVATWLPWVLVVQVLLLLICVAAAVRLATRPLARLASAAGQMDPAGRGAALPERGPTEVMQAARALNALQTRVAAHVSERTQLLAAISHDLQTPLTRMRLRVEAMEEGDTQDKLMRDIDQVSQLVCDGLNYARGARIALDAPVRLDLRAFVESVVDDYQDAGRDVRLQASESALRDTHPLVLRRVLQNLIDNALTYAGAVETRLRVEGGVVHVDVLDRGPGIPENQLEQVLQPFTRLEPSRSRDTGGTGLGLAIAQQLAQALGGRLRLSNREGGGLQATLTLH from the coding sequence ATGAGCGCGCCGGCCCGACGCTGGCATCTGCTGCCGCGCACGCTGTGGATGCGGCTGCTGCTGATTCTGGGCATCGGGCTGCTGTTGGCGCATGCGCTGTCATTCGCGCTGCTGTTCCAGGAGCGCATGGATGCCACGCGCAGCATGATGCTGCGCAACCTGTACGAGGACGTGCCGGTGAGCGTGGCACTGCTGGAACGCCTGCCCGCGGCCGAACGCGCCGCATGGATTCCCCGTCTGGAACGACGCACCTACCGCTATCTGCTGCGCCCAGCGCAGCCGGGAACCGCGTTGGATAGTGCGCGCGCGCGTCAGGTGACTGCCTTGATTCACGATGCGCTTGGGCGCGAGTACGCGCTGTGGCCCCGCGCGGTGTCACGGGTACCCGAACGTTATGAGGTGGAGCTGAGTCTGCGTGATGGCAGCCCGCTCACCATCGAAGTCACGCCCTCGTTGATGCCTGTCGCCACCTGGCTGCCGTGGGTGCTGGTAGTGCAGGTGCTGTTGTTGCTGATCTGCGTGGCGGCGGCGGTGCGACTGGCAACACGGCCGCTTGCCCGCCTGGCCTCGGCGGCCGGGCAGATGGACCCGGCCGGCCGAGGCGCAGCGCTGCCGGAGCGCGGTCCGACCGAAGTCATGCAGGCGGCACGGGCGTTGAATGCCCTGCAGACGCGTGTCGCCGCACATGTGTCTGAGCGCACCCAGCTGCTGGCGGCCATCTCGCATGATCTGCAGACGCCCTTGACCCGCATGCGCCTGCGCGTGGAGGCGATGGAGGAAGGCGATACGCAGGACAAGCTGATGCGCGATATCGACCAGGTCAGCCAACTGGTCTGCGACGGGCTGAACTATGCGCGCGGAGCCCGCATTGCGTTGGACGCGCCGGTGCGCCTGGATCTGCGTGCGTTCGTTGAAAGCGTGGTGGATGACTATCAGGATGCCGGACGTGACGTTCGTCTGCAGGCGTCAGAGAGCGCGTTGCGTGACACCCATCCGCTGGTGCTGCGGCGGGTGCTGCAGAATCTGATCGACAACGCGCTTACCTATGCCGGTGCGGTGGAGACCCGGCTGCGGGTGGAGGGTGGAGTCGTGCACGTAGATGTGCTTGATCGGGGTCCGGGTATCCCTGAAAACCAGCTTGAACAGGTGCTGCAGCCGTTCACCCGGTTGGAACCTTCGCGTAGTCGCGATACAGGCGGAACTGGGCTGGGGCTGGCGATTGCCCAGCAGCTGGCGCAGGCGCTGGGTGGGCGGCTTCGATTGTCCAATCGCGAAGGCGGCGGCCTGCAGGCCACGCTGACGCTGCACTGA
- a CDS encoding response regulator transcription factor, with protein sequence MPALRVALADDQALVRAGLRALLQGLGIEVVLEADDGQGLLDGLVEQKVDVVLSDVRMPGVDGIAATRQLRARGDSTPLLLLTTFDESELLLQASEAGAQGFMLKDAAPEDLHEAILKVAGGETLLLPVSTDPVRARYRFHDEAPPSDTFGEKEVAILRLLAGGYSNKEIARSLFLAEGTVKNYVSTILDKLGTRDRTRAVLKAITLRII encoded by the coding sequence GTGCCTGCCTTGCGCGTGGCGCTGGCCGACGACCAGGCCCTGGTACGCGCTGGATTGCGTGCTTTGCTGCAGGGACTGGGCATCGAGGTGGTGCTGGAGGCGGATGACGGGCAGGGCCTGCTGGATGGACTGGTTGAGCAGAAGGTGGATGTGGTGCTGAGCGATGTGCGTATGCCGGGCGTGGATGGCATTGCCGCGACACGGCAGTTACGCGCACGCGGCGACAGCACGCCGTTGCTGCTGCTGACCACCTTTGATGAGAGCGAGCTGCTGCTGCAGGCGAGCGAGGCCGGTGCGCAGGGGTTCATGCTCAAGGACGCCGCGCCGGAGGATCTGCACGAGGCGATTCTGAAGGTGGCCGGTGGGGAGACCCTGTTGCTGCCGGTGAGTACTGATCCGGTGCGGGCGCGCTATCGCTTTCACGACGAGGCACCGCCGAGTGATACGTTCGGCGAGAAGGAAGTGGCGATCCTGCGGCTGCTGGCTGGGGGGTATTCCAACAAGGAGATCGCCCGTAGCCTGTTTCTGGCTGAGGGCACGGTAAAGAACTATGTGTCCACCATTCTGGACAAGTTGGGCACGCGGGATCGCACGCGGGCGGTGTTGAAGGCGATTACGCTGCGGATCATTTGA
- a CDS encoding sensor histidine kinase, which translates to MSSFLRDLISPLSLAGLLTIVAVGLSLGVATQGEQTLRWAALGVFMVLFVIYDHLPVRSRWRLVSDVLLALTALALVWLEPRVGTLPVLLVVLIAHLAEHWPARTVLLSALAVNVCLYLALRTGGANHPFLVTTIYAGFQAFAALTAHYARSSELAREALARVNADLLATRALLADSARDAERLRLARELHDVAGHKLTAMRLNLRALASDATPATRERVQLVEQLSAELLGDIRQVVQSMRDERGLDLATALQALATPFPRPDLRVHIGEQVRIANPLVADAVLRLVQEALTNAARHGDADTVWLNIDNEEHCVRIDIRDDGQRAERIREGNGITGMRERLAAVHGQLELARTDSGGMHLTARLPA; encoded by the coding sequence ATGTCCTCCTTCCTGCGCGACCTGATCAGTCCCCTCAGCCTTGCCGGCCTGCTGACCATCGTGGCCGTCGGGCTTTCGCTGGGTGTGGCCACACAGGGCGAGCAGACCCTGCGCTGGGCCGCGCTGGGCGTGTTCATGGTGCTGTTCGTGATCTACGACCATCTGCCTGTCCGCTCGCGCTGGCGGCTGGTCAGTGATGTGCTGCTGGCGCTGACCGCGCTGGCGCTGGTGTGGCTGGAGCCGCGGGTCGGAACCCTGCCGGTGCTGCTGGTGGTGCTGATAGCCCACCTCGCCGAGCATTGGCCGGCGCGCACCGTGCTGCTGTCGGCGCTGGCGGTCAACGTGTGCCTTTATCTCGCCTTGCGTACCGGCGGGGCCAATCATCCCTTCCTGGTCACCACCATCTACGCCGGCTTCCAGGCCTTCGCGGCGCTTACCGCGCATTACGCCCGCAGTTCTGAACTGGCCCGTGAGGCGCTGGCGCGGGTCAACGCCGACCTGCTGGCCACGCGCGCCCTGCTCGCCGACAGCGCGCGCGACGCCGAGCGCCTGCGGCTGGCCCGCGAGCTGCACGACGTGGCCGGGCACAAGCTCACTGCCATGCGCCTGAACCTGCGCGCCCTGGCCAGTGATGCCACGCCGGCAACGCGCGAGCGCGTGCAGCTGGTGGAGCAGCTGTCGGCGGAACTGCTCGGCGACATCCGCCAAGTGGTGCAGAGCATGCGCGACGAGCGCGGGCTGGACCTGGCCACCGCGTTGCAGGCACTGGCCACCCCGTTCCCGCGCCCGGATCTACGCGTGCATATTGGCGAGCAGGTGCGCATTGCCAACCCGTTGGTCGCCGACGCCGTGCTGCGGCTGGTGCAGGAGGCCCTGACCAATGCCGCCCGCCATGGCGATGCGGATACCGTGTGGTTGAACATCGACAATGAAGAACACTGCGTGCGTATCGACATCCGCGACGACGGCCAACGCGCCGAACGCATCCGCGAGGGCAATGGCATCACCGGCATGCGCGAGCGCCTGGCTGCCGTACACGGCCAGCTGGAACTGGCACGCACCGACTCCGGTGGCATGCACCTCACCGCGCGGTTGCCGGCATGA